In one Nicotiana sylvestris chromosome 8, ASM39365v2, whole genome shotgun sequence genomic region, the following are encoded:
- the LOC104225123 gene encoding cytochrome P450 94A2-like translates to MYRLLYSLPIPVIIFLLLLFFIYFHPFFSKHSSSKLSKQPKQLPKSYPLFGCLFSLAQNRHRAVLWTSKLFQKSSLSTITLKGPFGKKCVLTRNPSIIKHIVKTHFHIYRKDPIMQFVFSDLLGDGLLLVDGEKWKTQRHFLSHIFHADTFRYRIKSATIKELSGRLIPLFSSATIDKATLDLQDIFHRLTFDILCQVGFSHDPEYLLPSLPRKPLIDAFETAIKISMGRFTCPSILWKAKKLLNIGSEENLRYAVDVLREYLKKRIAGKVEKFSMQSTSIDEGGDFLDRFITRALKCNVVVDEKFVIDTGINFILAGDDTLFSALIWFFWLVSSHPQVENEIVKEIKEKNDDDLNEMVYTHASICESMRLYPPVPLELKQVTEDDVWPDGTKLKKGMSIFLHVHAMGRSTELWGSDYESFRPERWLVKNLSTGNWNFIPRDPFTYPVFQAGPRTCLGKEIAFMQIKLVAATILKRFRIVPLDGFSPVYNSSLTSKMKTDFPVRIIQRC, encoded by the exons ATGTATAGGCTGCTCTATTCTCTCCCAATCCCAGTAATAATATTTCTGTTGCttctgttcttcatctatttccaCCCGTTCTTTTCAAAACACAGTAGTTCAAAATTGAGCAAGCAGCCGAAGCAGCTTCCTAAATCCTACCCATTGtttggttgcttgttctcattaGCGCAAAATAGGCACCGAGCAGTCCTGTGGACATCAAAACTCTTCCAAAAATCATCTTTATCAACCATCACCCTTAAAGGGCCCTTTGGTAAAAAATGCGTCTTGACAAGAAACCCCTCTATTATCAAGCATATCGTTAAGACACATTTTCACATTTATCGCAAAGATCCTATCATGCAATTTGTTTTCTCAGACTTGTTAGGGGATGGACTTTTACTTGTAGATGGCGAGAAATGGAAAACCCAAAGGCATTTCCTCAGTCATATATTCCACGCGGATACATTTCGTTATCGAATAAAATCAGCCACCATTAAAGAGCTCTCTGGCCGTCttattcctttattctccagtGCAACTATAGATAAAGCTACTCTAGACCTCCAGGACATATTTCATCGGCTTACATTTGACATTCTATGTCAGGTAGGTTTTAGCCATGATCCAGAATACTTGTTACCATCTCTCCCTAGGAAACCATTAATAGACGCTTTTGAAACTGCAATAAAGATCAGTATGGGAAGGTTCACTTGCCCTTCTATCTTGTGGAAAGCTAAAAAGCTTCTCAACATTGGATCTGAAGAGAATCTCAG GTATGCAGTTGATGTACTCAGAGAATATTTAAAGAAGAGAATCGCGGGAAAGGTGGAGAAGTTTTCGATGCAAAGCACTTCCATAGATGAGGGAGGCGATTTTCTTGACAGATTTATAACAAGGGCTCTCAAATGCAATGTAGTAGTCGATGAGAAGTTTGTCATAGATACAGGTATTAATTTCATCCTGGCTGGTGATGACACGCTGTTTTCAGCTTTAATATGGTTCTTTTGGCTAGTCTCGAGTCATCCACAAGTAGAaaacgagattgtcaaagaaatCAAAGAGAAAAATGATGATGATTTGAATGAAATGGTGTATACACATGCTTCGATTTGTGAAAGCATGAGACTTTACCCACCAGTCCCCCTTGAATTGAAGCAAGTGACCGAAGACGATGTTTGGCCGGATGGAACAAAGTTGAAAAAGGGAATGAGCATTTTTCTCCATGTTCATGCAATGGGGAGATCAACAGAATTGTGGGGTTCAGATTATGAAAGTTTTCGGCCAGAGCGTTGGTTGGTGAAAAACCTCAGTACAGGAAATTGGAATTTTATCCCAAGGGATCCTTTCACATATCCGGTGTTTCAAGCAGGACCAAGGACTTGTCTTGGAAAAGAAATTGCTTTCATGCAAATAAAGCTGGTGGCAGCTACTATTTTAAAGAGGTTTCGGATCGTTCCTTTAGACGGATTTAGTCCTGTCTACAACTCGTCATTGACATCAAAGATGAAAACTGATTTTCCTGTACGAATTATACAACGTTGCTAG